The proteins below are encoded in one region of Betaproteobacteria bacterium:
- a CDS encoding transglutaminase family protein, which yields MIRMELRIELDYEVEAQGADFILNVQAAYTPSQTVIVESMTVNQPIAQRVHTDPASGNRYLYVHALPGELKLVYMATVDLAHHFAEPAEIAEVPVCNLPPEVISYIYPSRYCQSDLLTKLATGEFGNLPQGYSRVLAIQSWVRSNVKFTSNCSNSNTSAIDTLAQHVGVCRDFAHLMIALCRAVNIPARFASGTDYGADPALGPSDFQAYVEVYLGDRWYIFDPSGEAVPMGFVRFGTGRDAADVAFATIFGGARSRAPIIRAVAIEDLARGMVIPYLTNQALSTDGIREVSLS from the coding sequence ATGATCCGCATGGAATTACGAATTGAGCTGGACTATGAGGTCGAGGCACAAGGCGCCGATTTCATCCTGAATGTCCAGGCTGCTTATACGCCAAGCCAGACGGTGATCGTCGAAAGCATGACTGTGAACCAGCCGATTGCCCAGCGAGTGCATACGGACCCGGCAAGCGGCAATCGATACTTGTATGTGCATGCCTTGCCAGGCGAATTGAAGCTGGTTTACATGGCGACCGTGGATCTGGCGCATCACTTCGCCGAACCGGCAGAGATCGCCGAGGTGCCCGTGTGTAATTTGCCACCCGAGGTGATCAGTTACATCTATCCCAGTCGCTATTGCCAATCGGACTTGCTGACCAAGCTGGCGACTGGCGAATTTGGCAACCTGCCCCAAGGTTATAGCCGCGTACTCGCTATTCAGAGCTGGGTGCGAAGCAACGTTAAGTTCACCTCGAACTGTTCGAACTCCAATACCTCGGCTATCGACACGCTGGCGCAGCACGTTGGCGTCTGCCGGGATTTCGCCCACCTGATGATCGCGCTGTGCCGTGCAGTCAATATCCCGGCGCGTTTTGCTTCCGGTACCGACTATGGGGCCGATCCAGCGCTTGGGCCATCTGATTTTCAAGCTTACGTCGAGGTCTATCTGGGCGATCGTTGGTACATCTTCGATCCCTCCGGCGAGGCCGTACCGATGGGCTTTGTGCGCTTTGGTACAGGTCGCGACGCCGCCGACGTGGCTTTCGCTACTATTTTTGGCGGGGCTAGGTCGCGTGCTCCAATCATACGCGCCGTGGCCATTGAGGATTTGGCGCGCGGCATGGTCATTCCGTATCTCACCAACCAGGCGCTGTCGACAGATGGCATACGGGAAGTGAGCTTGTCGTGA
- a CDS encoding sodium:proton antiporter: MNTATLLLTLLFAGLSSQWLAWRFQVPAIVVLITVGLILGPVTGFIAPGMSPHDLSEMIGLGVAIILFEGGMDLKLEEFRRAGKGIRRLTLLGPPLAWVFGSFAAHHIAGLSWPVASVLGAILVVTGPTVILPLLRQVRLNKESASLLKWEGIVNDPIGVLLAVLAFQYFTIAGSGWAETVAGLGLALAVMVILGGGGGWLTGWLYQRGLVPEHLKAPLLLVLVLLVYSASNMVQKEAGLLSVTAMGLVLGNMKLVDREDLMRFKENLTVILLSVLFIVIPSQLDRELIYLMDFRILMFVLAVVFLVRPLTIMLATIGAPMRMADRKLLSWIAPRGIVAAATAGIFGPALVAAGYPDGEKLPFIVFLVIITTVLAHGLTIGRFSRRLGLAAKTANGLLIVGASPWTTELAKALKKYEVEVLLVDGGYHRLKNARMDGIDIYYGEILSEHAENTLETLHLNHLLAATDNDFYNALVCKAMGRSFGHHRSFQLATHQESRHEPKRLTLQRRGHIAFNASADFETLNQRLDEGWKVQTSVLSKTYTFENMRQRLGEPGVDWLLVAAVTPDGTFRLYSSEQPFTAEPGWKVLYFAADNKREPRELVKEAARDEANKVGSADDV, translated from the coding sequence ATGAATACAGCTACCCTTCTTCTGACACTACTCTTTGCCGGGCTTTCCAGCCAATGGCTGGCCTGGCGTTTCCAGGTGCCGGCCATTGTCGTCCTGATTACGGTCGGGCTGATCCTCGGGCCTGTCACCGGCTTTATTGCGCCTGGCATGTCGCCGCACGATCTGTCAGAAATGATCGGGCTTGGCGTGGCGATCATTCTGTTCGAAGGCGGCATGGACTTGAAGCTGGAGGAGTTCCGTCGGGCCGGCAAGGGGATACGTCGCCTGACCCTGCTTGGACCGCCGCTGGCCTGGGTATTCGGCAGCTTTGCCGCACACCATATCGCCGGACTTAGCTGGCCGGTGGCCTCGGTACTCGGGGCTATTCTTGTCGTCACCGGCCCAACTGTCATCCTGCCCTTGCTGCGCCAGGTTCGCCTCAACAAGGAATCGGCATCACTGCTCAAATGGGAAGGCATCGTTAACGATCCCATCGGCGTTTTGCTCGCCGTATTGGCATTCCAGTATTTCACGATTGCCGGCAGTGGCTGGGCTGAAACCGTCGCCGGTCTCGGTCTGGCGCTGGCCGTCATGGTCATTCTCGGTGGTGGTGGCGGTTGGCTGACTGGTTGGCTTTACCAGCGCGGCCTCGTTCCCGAGCATCTCAAAGCGCCCTTGTTGCTGGTGCTCGTCCTCCTCGTCTATTCGGCCAGCAATATGGTTCAGAAGGAAGCCGGACTGCTCAGCGTTACGGCAATGGGGCTGGTGCTCGGTAACATGAAGCTGGTCGACCGCGAAGACTTGATGCGCTTCAAGGAAAACCTGACGGTCATTCTGCTGTCGGTGCTGTTCATCGTCATTCCCTCGCAGCTCGACCGAGAGCTGATTTACCTGATGGACTTCAGAATTCTGATGTTTGTCCTGGCCGTGGTTTTCCTCGTCCGCCCGCTGACCATTATGTTGGCCACCATTGGCGCGCCGATGCGGATGGCCGATCGCAAACTGCTGTCCTGGATTGCCCCGCGTGGGATAGTCGCGGCGGCGACGGCCGGTATTTTTGGCCCCGCTCTGGTGGCGGCCGGTTATCCCGATGGCGAGAAACTGCCGTTCATCGTTTTTCTCGTCATCATCACCACCGTGCTGGCTCATGGCCTGACCATCGGCCGCTTCTCGCGCCGCCTCGGTCTCGCTGCCAAGACGGCGAATGGACTACTCATTGTCGGGGCCTCGCCATGGACCACTGAGTTGGCCAAGGCCTTAAAAAAGTACGAAGTTGAGGTGCTGCTTGTCGATGGCGGCTATCACCGGCTAAAAAACGCGCGCATGGATGGCATCGATATCTATTACGGCGAAATTCTCTCCGAGCATGCCGAAAATACACTGGAGACACTGCATTTGAACCATCTCCTGGCGGCGACCGACAACGATTTTTACAACGCCCTGGTGTGCAAGGCGATGGGCCGCAGTTTTGGCCATCACCGGTCCTTTCAACTGGCCACCCATCAGGAGTCGCGTCATGAGCCGAAGCGCTTGACGCTGCAACGGCGGGGCCATATTGCCTTCAACGCCAGCGCCGATTTCGAGACGCTGAATCAGCGCCTCGACGAAGGCTGGAAAGTCCAGACATCGGTCCTGAGCAAAACCTACACCTTTGAGAATATGCGGCAGCGCCTCGGCGAACCCGGCGTCGACTGGCTGCTCGTTGCTGCCGTGACGCCTGACGGTACCTTCCGTCTTTACTCCAGCGAGCAGCCTTTTACGGCTGAACCGGGCTGGAAGGTGCTCTACTTTGCCGCCGATAACAAGCGTGAACCGAGGGAACTCGTCAAGGAGGCTGCCCGGGATGAAGCTAACAAAGTTGGCAGCGCCGATGACGTTTAG
- a CDS encoding TerC family protein, which translates to MLEFLLSPEIWIAFFTLTALELVLGIDNIIFISILVDKLPREKQEMARRIGLFLAMFMRIGLLLVLSWIVGLTEPVLTLFDYGISGRDMILIAGGLFLIWKSTGEVHQLLEGEEGEASSKVASSFVGVIAQIIVIDLVFSLDSIITAIGMVSQVGVMIAAVVASVGLMMLFARSIGEFVSNHPTIKMLALSFLVVVGVVLIADGFGHHVPKGYIYFAMAFSVGVEMLNIRMRKKSIKPVDLREPYAREFGSD; encoded by the coding sequence ATGCTCGAGTTCCTGCTCTCGCCCGAAATCTGGATCGCTTTCTTCACGCTGACTGCGCTGGAGCTGGTGCTTGGTATCGACAACATTATTTTCATTTCCATCCTGGTCGACAAGTTGCCCAGGGAGAAGCAGGAGATGGCGCGCCGGATCGGCCTTTTTCTCGCGATGTTCATGCGGATCGGCTTGCTGTTGGTGCTGTCATGGATCGTTGGCTTGACCGAGCCGGTGCTGACCCTGTTTGACTATGGCATTTCGGGCCGTGACATGATTTTGATTGCTGGCGGTCTCTTCCTGATCTGGAAGAGTACCGGAGAGGTTCACCAGTTGCTCGAAGGCGAGGAGGGCGAGGCTTCCAGCAAGGTGGCATCAAGTTTCGTTGGCGTCATAGCCCAGATCATTGTCATCGATCTGGTTTTTTCACTGGACTCCATTATCACTGCCATCGGTATGGTCAGTCAGGTTGGCGTGATGATTGCCGCCGTCGTCGCTTCGGTTGGCTTGATGATGCTGTTCGCACGATCAATTGGCGAATTCGTCTCGAATCACCCGACGATCAAGATGCTTGCCTTGTCATTCCTCGTCGTCGTCGGCGTGGTGTTGATTGCCGATGGTTTCGGCCACCATGTGCCGAAAGGTTACATCTACTTTGCCATGGCTTTCTCGGTAGGCGTCGAGATGCTGAACATTCGCATGCGCAAGAAGAGTATCAAGCCGGTTGATTTGCGCGAGCCCTACGCCCGCGAATTTGGATCGGACTGA
- a CDS encoding DUF1439 domain-containing protein, translated as MKLKSAFLALSLLLSSLAWSAGFLEREIYFSEADIQTQVEKSGTMQKSYGNGLVIVSFIEPPRITLGTPEGRAALSAHINISLLGNPPVPVLVEGTSGLRYDDHTKAFFLDNPVAHSVQSQAISRETEPMARQAITQLMTSYFRAKPVYVLRENGTAQEQAARWLLRSIRIEPGRVAAILSPV; from the coding sequence ATGAAACTTAAATCTGCATTTTTAGCGCTATCTTTGTTGCTAAGCAGCCTCGCCTGGAGCGCCGGTTTTCTTGAGCGTGAAATCTATTTCTCGGAAGCGGATATTCAAACGCAGGTCGAGAAAAGCGGCACTATGCAGAAAAGCTACGGCAACGGCCTGGTAATTGTCTCCTTCATCGAGCCCCCCAGGATCACGCTGGGTACCCCGGAAGGGCGGGCGGCACTATCCGCTCACATCAATATTTCGCTGCTCGGCAATCCGCCGGTGCCGGTATTAGTCGAAGGCACATCGGGGTTGCGCTACGACGACCATACGAAGGCCTTCTTTCTGGACAATCCAGTCGCCCACTCGGTGCAGTCACAAGCCATTTCGCGGGAAACCGAACCGATGGCCCGGCAAGCCATCACCCAATTGATGACTTCGTACTTTCGCGCCAAGCCTGTCTATGTTCTGCGCGAAAATGGCACCGCCCAGGAACAGGCGGCCCGCTGGCTCCTCCGCTCGATCCGCATCGAACCGGGCCGCGTTGCCGCCATCCTGTCGCCCGTCTGA
- a CDS encoding Crp/Fnr family transcriptional regulator, translating to MRNAEELLRTSAWGQSLTEEEMTRALAGTIERSFSAGAFICMKGEAVAYWMGIIDGLGKMASHWTTGKTTSLTGISTGGWFGEGSLLKNETRRYDVMALRETRVAFMSRSTFLWLLDHSIPFNRHIIAQLNERLGQFVGMIENERMLDTDARIARGLAALFNPVLYPGTNRLLQISQEELGYLAGVSRQRANQALKVLEDAGLVRSEYGGINILDLDGLRSFRD from the coding sequence TTGAGAAATGCAGAGGAACTGCTCCGAACATCCGCCTGGGGGCAATCGCTCACCGAAGAGGAAATGACTCGCGCCCTGGCCGGAACGATCGAGCGTTCTTTCAGCGCCGGCGCCTTCATCTGCATGAAAGGCGAGGCGGTCGCTTACTGGATGGGCATCATCGACGGCCTGGGCAAGATGGCCAGCCACTGGACCACGGGCAAGACCACATCGCTGACCGGCATCAGCACCGGCGGCTGGTTCGGTGAAGGCTCGCTGCTCAAGAACGAAACCCGCCGCTACGACGTCATGGCGCTGCGCGAAACCCGGGTTGCCTTCATGAGTCGCAGCACCTTCCTGTGGCTGCTCGACCACAGCATTCCATTCAATCGGCACATCATCGCGCAGTTGAACGAACGCCTCGGCCAGTTCGTCGGCATGATCGAAAATGAGCGCATGCTGGACACCGATGCCCGCATCGCGCGTGGCCTGGCCGCCCTGTTCAACCCCGTGCTCTACCCCGGCACCAACCGCCTGCTGCAGATTTCGCAGGAGGAACTCGGCTATCTGGCCGGGGTTTCACGGCAGCGGGCCAATCAGGCGCTGAAAGTACTCGAAGACGCCGGGCTGGTACGCAGCGAGTATGGCGGAATCAATATCCTCGACCTCGACGGGCTGCGCTCCTTCCGCGACTGA
- a CDS encoding cobalamin-dependent protein (Presence of a B(12) (cobalamin)-binding domain implies dependence on cobalamin itself, in one of its several forms, or in some unusual lineages, dependence on a cobalamin-like analog.): protein MTNLSVAKKLSPYKPKNKVRFVTAAALFDGHDASINIMRRILQSTGSEVIHLGHNRSVQEIVNAALQEDVQGICITSYQGGHVEFFKYMIDLLKANGGENIKVFGGGGGVIVPSEIKELHQYGVTRIYAPEDGVHLGLQGMINEVVQNADYDLATEGVPGVEQVLAGLKAGDKRLLARVITLLENGEAPALKEPLLKAAAEMSVPVLGITGTGGAGKSSLTDEIVRRFRLDQNDTVKIGLISIDPSRKRTGGALLGDRIRMNAIEHPNIFMRSLATRDTGSEISVALPEVIAACKLSGFDLVVVETSGIGQGNAAIVPFVDLSLYVMTPEFGAASQLEKIDMLDFADFVAINKFDRKGAEDALRDVRKQYQRNREAFSTSTDEMPVFGTQAARFNDDGVTALYQALVPALTEKGLKLKPGKLPIVTVKQSSAQRAIVPAQRVRYLAEIAESVRGYHAHTETQVMIARERQSLRISKGIFAECDKSIADFDELTAVKDGAQDPKAKKLLDMWPDTVAAYSGDEYVVKIRDKEIRTQLTSLSLSGTKIRKVILPRFTDDGETLRFLMKENVPGSFPFTAGVFAFKREGEDPTRMFAGEGDAFRTNRRFKRVSEGMPAHRLSTAFDSVTLYGCDPDERPDIYGKIGNSGVSIATLDDMKVLYDGFDLVCPTTSVSMTINGPAPIILACFFNTAIDQQMAKFKADNGRQPTEDEAQKIREWTLSSVRGTVQADILKEDQGQNTCIFSTEFALKMMGDIQEFFVHHQVQNFYSVSISGYHIAEAGANPISQLAFTLSNGFTYVESYLARGMHIDDFAPNLSFFFSNGMDPEYSVIGRVARRIWAIAMKNKYGANERSQKLKYHIQTSGRSLHAQEMDFNDIRTTLQALIAIYDNCNSLHTNAYDEAITTPTEESVRRAMAIQLIINREWGVAKNENPNQGAFVIDELTDLVEEAVLKEFEAIASRGGVLGAMETGYQRGKIQEESMYYEHKKHDGSYPIIGVNTFLNPKGMAQQEIELARSSEDEKQGQIKRLRDFQMRNADQSPAMLAKLKQTVIEDGNVFAVLVDAVKCCSLGQISTALYEVGGQYRRSM from the coding sequence ATGACCAATCTTTCTGTTGCCAAGAAGCTCTCCCCGTACAAGCCCAAGAACAAGGTGCGTTTCGTGACTGCTGCCGCGTTGTTCGATGGTCACGATGCCTCGATCAACATCATGCGCCGCATCCTGCAATCGACTGGCTCGGAGGTGATCCACCTTGGTCACAACCGGTCGGTGCAGGAAATCGTCAATGCGGCATTGCAGGAAGATGTGCAGGGGATTTGCATCACCTCGTACCAGGGCGGTCACGTCGAATTTTTCAAGTACATGATCGACCTGCTCAAGGCAAATGGTGGCGAGAACATCAAGGTGTTCGGCGGCGGCGGCGGGGTGATCGTGCCTTCTGAAATCAAGGAGCTGCACCAGTATGGTGTAACCCGCATCTACGCGCCGGAAGATGGTGTTCATCTTGGTCTGCAGGGCATGATCAACGAGGTTGTGCAGAATGCCGATTACGATCTGGCAACAGAAGGTGTGCCCGGGGTCGAACAGGTGCTCGCCGGCCTGAAGGCAGGCGACAAGCGCTTGCTGGCCCGCGTCATTACGTTGCTGGAAAATGGTGAAGCGCCGGCGTTGAAAGAGCCTTTGCTCAAGGCGGCCGCCGAGATGAGTGTGCCGGTGCTTGGCATTACCGGCACGGGTGGTGCTGGCAAGTCGTCGCTGACCGACGAAATCGTTCGCCGCTTCCGCCTCGATCAAAATGACACCGTGAAGATCGGCCTGATCTCCATCGACCCGTCGCGCAAGCGTACTGGTGGCGCGCTGCTCGGCGACCGAATTCGCATGAATGCCATCGAGCATCCGAACATTTTCATGCGCTCGCTGGCCACTCGCGATACCGGTTCAGAAATTTCCGTCGCGCTGCCTGAGGTGATTGCCGCCTGCAAGTTATCAGGATTCGATCTGGTGGTGGTTGAAACCTCCGGCATCGGCCAGGGTAATGCGGCGATCGTACCTTTCGTCGATCTGTCGCTATACGTGATGACGCCGGAATTCGGCGCCGCCAGCCAGCTCGAAAAGATCGACATGCTCGACTTCGCCGATTTCGTGGCGATCAACAAGTTTGATCGCAAGGGCGCCGAAGACGCGCTGCGTGACGTACGCAAGCAATATCAGCGCAACCGCGAAGCCTTCTCGACATCCACTGACGAAATGCCGGTGTTCGGCACCCAGGCAGCACGCTTCAACGACGACGGCGTGACCGCGCTATATCAGGCGCTGGTACCGGCCCTCACCGAAAAAGGCTTGAAACTGAAGCCCGGCAAATTGCCGATCGTCACCGTCAAGCAGTCCTCGGCCCAGCGAGCCATCGTCCCGGCTCAGCGCGTCCGCTACCTGGCGGAGATCGCCGAAAGTGTGCGTGGCTACCACGCTCATACCGAGACACAGGTCATGATTGCCCGCGAGCGCCAGTCGCTGCGTATTTCCAAGGGCATTTTTGCCGAGTGCGACAAGTCGATCGCCGACTTTGATGAACTGACCGCGGTAAAGGATGGCGCGCAGGACCCTAAGGCGAAGAAGCTGCTCGACATGTGGCCGGATACCGTCGCCGCCTATTCCGGTGACGAATACGTGGTGAAGATCCGCGACAAGGAAATCCGTACCCAGCTGACCAGCCTGTCGCTGTCCGGCACCAAGATCCGGAAGGTCATCCTGCCGCGCTTCACCGACGATGGCGAAACCCTGCGCTTCCTGATGAAGGAAAACGTTCCCGGCTCCTTCCCCTTCACGGCAGGCGTTTTCGCCTTCAAGCGCGAAGGTGAAGATCCGACCCGCATGTTCGCCGGTGAAGGCGATGCCTTCCGCACCAACCGTCGCTTCAAGCGCGTTTCCGAAGGCATGCCGGCGCATCGCCTCTCCACCGCTTTCGACTCGGTCACGCTGTACGGTTGCGATCCTGACGAGCGTCCGGACATCTACGGCAAGATCGGCAATTCCGGCGTATCGATTGCTACCCTCGACGATATGAAGGTGCTCTACGACGGCTTCGACCTGGTCTGCCCGACGACCTCGGTTTCGATGACCATCAATGGCCCGGCGCCGATCATTCTGGCTTGCTTCTTCAATACTGCCATCGACCAGCAGATGGCCAAGTTCAAGGCTGACAACGGTCGTCAGCCGACCGAAGATGAAGCCCAGAAAATCCGCGAATGGACCCTGTCTTCGGTGCGTGGCACAGTGCAGGCCGATATTTTGAAGGAAGACCAGGGGCAGAACACCTGCATCTTCTCGACCGAATTTGCCCTCAAGATGATGGGTGATATTCAGGAATTCTTCGTCCATCACCAGGTGCAGAACTTCTACTCGGTGTCGATCTCCGGTTATCACATTGCCGAAGCCGGTGCCAACCCGATCAGCCAGCTCGCCTTCACGCTGTCCAACGGCTTTACCTACGTGGAGTCGTATCTGGCGCGCGGCATGCACATCGACGATTTTGCCCCGAACCTGTCCTTCTTCTTCAGCAACGGCATGGACCCGGAATATTCCGTGATTGGCCGCGTTGCCCGTCGCATCTGGGCGATTGCGATGAAGAACAAGTACGGTGCCAACGAGCGCAGCCAGAAGCTGAAGTACCACATCCAGACCTCCGGCCGTTCGCTGCACGCTCAGGAGATGGACTTCAACGACATTCGCACCACGCTGCAGGCCCTGATCGCCATTTACGACAACTGCAATTCGCTGCACACCAACGCCTACGACGAAGCGATCACCACGCCGACCGAAGAGTCCGTGCGCCGCGCCATGGCCATCCAGTTGATCATCAACCGCGAATGGGGCGTCGCCAAGAACGAGAACCCGAATCAGGGCGCCTTCGTCATCGACGAACTGACCGATCTGGTCGAAGAAGCCGTGCTAAAGGAATTCGAAGCCATCGCCTCGCGCGGCGGGGTGTTGGGCGCCATGGAAACCGGCTACCAGCGCGGCAAGATTCAGGAAGAGTCGATGTACTACGAGCACAAGAAGCACGACGGCTCCTACCCGATCATCGGCGTCAATACCTTCCTGAATCCCAAAGGTATGGCCCAGCAGGAAATCGAACTGGCCCGTTCGAGCGAGGATGAAAAGCAGGGGCAGATCAAGCGTCTGCGGGACTTCCAGATGCGTAATGCCGATCAGTCACCGGCCATGCTGGCCAAGTTGAAACAGACGGTGATAGAGGATGGCAACGTGTTTGCCGTGCTGGTCGATGCCGTGAAATGCTGCTCGCTCGGTCAGATCAGCACTGCGCTGTACGAAGTAGGTGGCCAGTACCGCCGCAGCATGTAA
- a CDS encoding transcriptional regulator, which translates to MNTAKVLEHLKKHGQLLDFDIAEATNISLDEVRVSLSELSARGDISRCTFTSYVKGKAIEGFQCRLSGYIPRPAPGRKPGVK; encoded by the coding sequence ATGAACACTGCAAAGGTTCTCGAACACCTTAAGAAACACGGCCAACTGCTCGATTTTGATATTGCCGAGGCAACCAATATTTCGCTGGATGAAGTCCGGGTTTCCCTGTCTGAACTATCTGCGCGCGGCGATATCTCACGCTGTACGTTTACCAGTTACGTTAAAGGCAAGGCGATAGAAGGTTTTCAGTGTCGCCTCTCCGGGTATATTCCACGTCCGGCTCCAGGCCGGAAGCCTGGCGTAAAGTAA
- a CDS encoding Spy/CpxP family protein refolding chaperone produces the protein MTRYRTLFSTVLLASCLTGFAVPAIAAPYECWPKGDHGSFYEHRGERLERHHNKVLEALKLSPDQDGAWKKFVAAESPMVKNRNDPKSEAWAKLSSPERADMMLERMKDNQARMVERVAALKEFYAVLTPEQKVTFDELYAGSRRGIHRKHGHRTGMDKGAAK, from the coding sequence ATGACCCGTTACCGTACTTTGTTTTCCACTGTGCTTCTCGCCTCCTGTCTGACCGGATTCGCCGTGCCGGCCATTGCCGCGCCCTATGAATGCTGGCCCAAGGGAGATCACGGCAGCTTTTACGAGCACCGTGGTGAGCGGCTGGAGCGTCATCACAACAAGGTGCTTGAGGCCCTGAAGCTGTCGCCGGATCAGGATGGTGCGTGGAAGAAATTCGTCGCCGCCGAGAGTCCCATGGTGAAGAACCGAAACGATCCGAAGTCGGAAGCCTGGGCAAAGCTGAGCTCTCCCGAGCGGGCCGACATGATGCTGGAACGGATGAAGGATAACCAGGCTCGCATGGTTGAACGTGTTGCCGCGCTCAAGGAGTTTTATGCGGTGCTGACGCCAGAACAGAAGGTGACATTCGACGAACTTTATGCCGGTTCAAGGCGCGGAATTCATCGCAAGCACGGCCATCGTACGGGCATGGATAAAGGCGCGGCCAAGTAG
- a CDS encoding phasin family protein — protein MSINTEQFTAANKATVDSLLSVANTALASAERIAALNLNTARAALEDTVSGVKSVMDAKDPKAALAAQTALAQPAVEKAVAYSRSVYEITAQTQQELAKMVEAQFGDFKKSMAGMVEMATKSAPAGSEGAVAAIQSAIAAANSAFGNMNTVAKQFADAAQANMAAVTKKSK, from the coding sequence ATGTCTATCAATACCGAACAATTCACCGCCGCCAACAAAGCAACCGTTGACTCCCTGCTGTCTGTTGCCAATACCGCCCTGGCTTCTGCCGAGCGCATCGCTGCACTGAATCTGAATACCGCCCGTGCCGCTCTGGAAGATACCGTTTCCGGCGTCAAGTCGGTCATGGATGCCAAGGATCCGAAGGCTGCCCTGGCTGCTCAAACCGCCCTGGCTCAGCCGGCTGTCGAGAAGGCTGTTGCTTACTCGCGTTCGGTGTACGAAATCACCGCCCAGACCCAGCAAGAACTGGCCAAGATGGTTGAAGCCCAGTTCGGCGACTTCAAGAAGTCGATGGCTGGTATGGTCGAAATGGCCACCAAGTCTGCTCCGGCTGGTTCTGAAGGTGCTGTTGCCGCGATTCAGAGCGCAATTGCTGCTGCCAATTCCGCTTTTGGCAACATGAACACCGTCGCCAAGCAATTCGCTGACGCTGCTCAAGCCAACATGGCTGCCGTGACCAAGAAGTCCAAGTAA
- a CDS encoding AraC family transcriptional regulator produces MLHRTNTDSTLGTQATVAMGFVVGMLSGLNRRRIDPLPLLQATGIDIADTASRIPIERYAALYNRLNHELDDEGFGLFAQPMRVGSFEFMCRGCLSAPTLADALMRASRFLRIVLPDLAVSVRRSQGRAELVIAETRKLADKPDDLGRVFAFEWLLRLLHGLSSWLAGRGIGLDSVIFPYPKPLHFADYPLIFTEDSRFAPTVANGTGTLIASFNANLLDLPIRRDEAALAAFLEGAPGKITTLYRRDREMVIRVRDLLRAALPDTLSLDDIAGRIHLSPRTIHRRLEEEGSSFRGIKDALRRDMALSRLTKTKDSIAKVAADLGYADTSAFYRAFVDWTGMAPLHYRQKWAGKSA; encoded by the coding sequence ATGCTGCATCGCACCAATACAGATTCAACCTTAGGCACACAAGCCACTGTTGCAATGGGCTTTGTTGTCGGAATGCTGTCCGGCCTCAATCGACGACGAATTGACCCGCTACCACTTCTACAGGCGACCGGGATTGATATTGCAGACACCGCCAGCCGAATCCCCATCGAACGCTATGCTGCTCTCTACAACCGGCTCAACCACGAACTGGACGACGAAGGCTTCGGTCTTTTCGCCCAGCCCATGCGCGTTGGCAGTTTTGAGTTCATGTGCCGAGGCTGCCTGAGCGCGCCCACACTGGCTGACGCATTGATGCGCGCCAGCCGATTTTTGCGTATTGTTCTGCCCGATCTAGCCGTCAGCGTCCGCCGTTCGCAAGGTCGCGCCGAACTAGTCATCGCCGAAACGCGCAAACTTGCCGACAAGCCTGACGACCTTGGGCGTGTCTTCGCCTTCGAATGGCTACTTCGCCTGCTGCACGGTCTTTCAAGCTGGCTGGCCGGACGCGGCATCGGCTTGGACAGCGTCATTTTCCCCTATCCAAAGCCCCTTCACTTTGCCGACTACCCGCTGATCTTCACCGAGGACTCGCGCTTCGCGCCGACAGTTGCCAACGGTACCGGGACGCTGATTGCCAGCTTCAACGCAAATCTGCTCGACTTGCCCATACGGCGCGATGAAGCCGCCCTCGCCGCTTTCCTCGAAGGCGCTCCCGGCAAGATCACCACGCTTTACCGGCGCGACCGGGAAATGGTCATTCGTGTCCGTGATTTGCTACGGGCCGCATTGCCCGACACGCTCAGTCTCGATGACATAGCCGGCCGCATCCATCTTTCCCCGCGCACCATCCACCGCCGACTGGAAGAAGAAGGCTCCAGTTTCCGCGGCATCAAGGACGCCCTGCGCCGCGACATGGCACTATCCCGCCTCACCAAGACCAAGGATTCCATCGCCAAAGTCGCTGCCGACCTCGGCTACGCCGACACCTCGGCCTTTTATCGGGCCTTTGTAGATTGGACAGGCATGGCACCGCTACACTATCGACAAAAATGGGCAGGAAAATCTGCCTGA